Proteins encoded together in one Eublepharis macularius isolate TG4126 chromosome 2, MPM_Emac_v1.0, whole genome shotgun sequence window:
- the FOXA1 gene encoding hepatocyte nuclear factor 3-alpha: MMLGAVKMEGHETSEWNSYYAETQEAYSTVPVSNMNSGLGSMNSMNTYMSMNAMTTSGNMTSSSFNMSYANPSLSLSPGGTGGAMNSMSAMGSALSPGGMNAMGAPQASLNGLSAYHGAMAPCMSPMAYAPSNLSRGRDAKSFKRSYPHAKPPYSYISLITMAIQQAPSKMLTLSEIYQWIMDLFPYYRQNQQRWQNSIRHSLSFNDCFVKVARSPDKPGKGSYWTLHPDSGNMFENGCYLRRQKRFKCDKQAGAKAGQGGGPAGEARKDPAGAGSPLQRGQPKGGPLESAAPSNPGAAGSPQALDHGGSGAELKPSVAAAAAAAAAAAVAAASVQTGPALASLGHPGHSLGHHESQLHLKGDPHYSFNHPFSINNLMSSSEQQHKLDFKAYEQALQYSSYGAGLPSGLPLSSASMGGRGGIEPSALEPSYYQGVYSRPVLNTS; the protein is encoded by the exons ATGATGTTAGGGGCTGTGAAAATGGAAGGGCATGAGACGAGCGAGTGGAACAGCTACTACGCCGAGACGCAGGAG GCCTATTCGACGGTGCCGGTGAGCAACATGAACTCCGGCCTGGGCTCCATGAACTCCATGAACACCTACATGAGCATGAACGCCATGACCACCAGCGGCAACATGACGTCGAGCTCCTTCAACATGTCCTACGCCAACCCCAGCCTGAGCCTGAGCCCCGGCGGCACTGGGGGCGCCATGAACAGCATGTCGGCCATGGGGTCGGCGCTGAGCCCCGGCGGCATGAACGCCATGGGGGCGCCGCAGGCCTCCCTGAACGGCCTGAGCGCCTACCACGGGGCCATGGCGCCCTGCATGAGCCCCATGGCCTACGCGCCCTCCAACCTGAGCCGCGGCCGCGACGCCAAGAGCTTCAAGCGCAGCTACCCGCACGCCAAGCCGCCCTACTCGTACATCTCGCTCATCACCATGGCCATCCAGCAGGCGCCCAGCAAGATGCTGACGCTGAGCGAGATCTACCAGTGGATCATGGACCTCTTCCCCTACTACCGCCAGAACCAGCAGCGCTGGCAGAACTCCATCCGCCACTCGCTCTCCTTCAACGACTGCTTCGTCAAGGTGGCGCGCTCGCCCGACAAGCCGGGCAAGGGCTCCTACTGGACGCTGCACCCGGACTCGGGCAACATGTTCGAGAACGGCTGCTACCTCCGCCGCCAGAAGCGCTTCAAGTGCGACAAGCAGGCCGGGGCCAAAGCCGGCCAGGGCGGCGGCCCCGCGGGGGAGGCCCGCAAAGACCCGGCGGGCGCCGGCTCGCCCCTGCAGCGGGGCCAGCCCAAAGGAGGCCCGCTCGAGTCGGCAGCCCCCTCGAACCCCGGCGCCGCGGGCAGCCCCCAGGCCCTGGACCACGGCGGCAGCGGAGCCGAGCTGAAGCCTTCCGTAGCGGCGGCAGCGGCTGCAGCGGCTGCGGCGGCGGTAGCGGCGGCCTCGGTGCAGACCGGCCCGGCCTTGGCGTCGCTGGGCCATCCGGGTCACTCGCTCGGGCACCACGAGTCGCAGCTGCACCTGAAGGGCGACCCCCACTATTCCTTCAACCACCCCTTCTCCATCAACAACCTCATGTCCTCCTCGGAGCAGCAGCACAAGCTGGACTTCAAGGCCTACGAGCAAGCGCTGCAATATTCCTCCTACGGGGCCGGCTTGCCTAGCGGGTTGCCCCTCAGCAGCGCCTCCATGGGCGGCAGGGGTGGCATTGAGCCCTCGGCCCTGGAGCCCTCCTACTACCAAGGTGTGTATTCCAGACCCGTCCTAAACACCTCTTAG